A portion of the Cyanobium sp. PCC 7001 genome contains these proteins:
- the gorA gene encoding glutathione-disulfide reductase, which yields MTDCFDLIVLGAGSGGLAAAKRAASYGARVAIVEGDRVGGTCVIRGCVPKKLLVYGSAYSHLLDDAASFGWSVDAIRCEPSRLLANVRAEVDRLNQLHIGFLEKAGVELVRGWGSFSGPESVMVKAADGSSRELRAPRILIAVGGRPHRPAILGADLAWVSDDMFLLERLPEHVVVVGGGFIACEFACILHGLGVAVTQLVRGDHLLRGFDREASRAVQEAMQEKGIDLRFAHTPAAITGDCAPGELTLTTQSGEQITCGGVLLATGRKPFLGGLNLEAAGVAVEGDAIPVDADQRTNVPHIYAVGDVTDQVNLTPVAVDEGRAFADTVYGHRPRQVDHDLVASAVFSQPELAGVGLTEEQAIARHGAEAIRVHRARFRPMSQALPGRGPRVLLKLIVEIASDRVLGCHMVGEHAAEIIQMAAIAIGMGATKADFDRTMALHPSVAEEFVTMPN from the coding sequence ATGACCGACTGCTTCGATCTGATCGTGCTGGGTGCCGGTTCCGGCGGGCTCGCCGCCGCCAAGCGGGCAGCTTCCTACGGAGCCCGGGTGGCGATCGTGGAGGGGGATCGGGTGGGCGGCACCTGCGTGATCCGCGGCTGTGTGCCCAAGAAACTGCTGGTCTACGGCTCCGCCTACAGCCACCTGCTCGATGACGCCGCCAGCTTCGGCTGGTCGGTGGACGCCATCCGCTGCGAGCCTTCCCGGCTTCTGGCCAATGTGCGTGCCGAGGTGGATCGCCTCAATCAGTTGCACATCGGCTTCCTGGAGAAGGCCGGCGTGGAGCTGGTGCGGGGGTGGGGGAGCTTCTCGGGGCCTGAGAGCGTGATGGTGAAGGCAGCCGATGGTTCCAGCCGGGAGCTGCGGGCCCCCCGCATCCTGATCGCCGTGGGGGGCCGGCCCCACCGCCCCGCCATCCTGGGCGCCGATCTGGCCTGGGTGAGCGACGACATGTTCCTGCTGGAACGGTTGCCGGAGCATGTGGTGGTGGTGGGCGGCGGCTTCATCGCCTGCGAGTTCGCCTGCATCCTCCATGGGCTCGGCGTGGCCGTCACCCAGTTGGTGCGGGGCGATCATCTGCTGCGCGGCTTTGATCGCGAGGCCAGCCGCGCGGTTCAGGAGGCCATGCAGGAGAAGGGCATCGACCTGCGCTTCGCCCATACCCCGGCGGCCATCACCGGCGACTGCGCTCCCGGGGAACTGACGCTCACCACCCAGAGCGGGGAGCAGATCACCTGCGGCGGCGTGCTGCTGGCCACCGGGCGCAAGCCCTTCCTCGGTGGGCTCAACCTCGAGGCTGCGGGGGTGGCCGTGGAGGGGGATGCCATCCCGGTGGACGCCGATCAACGCACCAACGTGCCCCACATCTATGCCGTGGGCGATGTCACCGATCAGGTGAACCTCACACCGGTGGCGGTGGATGAGGGTCGCGCCTTCGCCGACACGGTGTACGGGCACCGGCCGAGGCAGGTGGACCACGACCTGGTGGCCAGCGCTGTGTTTTCCCAGCCCGAACTGGCGGGGGTGGGTCTCACTGAGGAGCAGGCCATCGCCCGCCACGGCGCGGAAGCCATCCGGGTCCACCGGGCCCGGTTCCGCCCGATGAGCCAGGCCCTGCCTGGCCGGGGCCCGCGCGTGCTGCTCAAGCTGATCGTGGAGATCGCTTCGGACCGCGTGCTTGGCTGCCACATGGTGGGCGAACACGCCGCCGAGATCATTCAGATGGCGGCGATCGCCATCGGGATGGGAGCCACCAAGGCTGATTTCGACCGCACCATGGCCCTGCACCCCTCGGTGGCCGAGGAGTTCGTGACCATGCCGAACTAG
- a CDS encoding ferritin yields MNQLTQAINRHLESEFQASHTYLAMSIWLRERDLAGFSQYMHAKSDEERTHAARMIAYLVDCDDEVILPTIQAPPRHWDSVQQLFDRVYEMEKEVTASINQLYSLADERAERSAAAMLDWFVEEQIKEEAEARFVRKRLRLAGDNAAALLLLDQQFLEGTALAHVKATMMGFSNQGA; encoded by the coding sequence GTGAATCAGCTCACCCAAGCCATCAACCGGCATCTGGAATCGGAATTCCAGGCCAGCCACACCTACCTGGCCATGTCGATCTGGCTGCGGGAGAGGGATCTGGCGGGCTTCTCGCAGTACATGCACGCCAAGAGCGATGAGGAGCGGACCCATGCGGCCCGGATGATCGCCTACCTGGTGGACTGCGATGACGAGGTGATCCTTCCCACCATTCAGGCCCCTCCGCGCCACTGGGATTCGGTTCAGCAGCTGTTCGACCGGGTCTACGAGATGGAGAAGGAGGTGACCGCCTCGATCAACCAGCTCTACAGCCTCGCCGATGAGCGCGCCGAGCGCAGTGCCGCGGCGATGCTCGACTGGTTCGTGGAGGAACAGATCAAGGAGGAGGCCGAGGCCCGGTTCGTGCGCAAACGCCTCAGGCTGGCGGGGGACAATGCCGCGGCGCTGTTGCTGCTGGATCAGCAGTTTCTCGAAGGCACCGCCCTGGCCCACGTGAAAGCCACGATGATGGGCTTCAGCAACCAGGGGGCCTGA
- a CDS encoding type 1 glutamine amidotransferase has product MPCLLAIQHLDREGPGLFAEAAAARGWELRVSRPDRGDPLPDPGAGDVLLVLGGPMGVAQIGDPAYPWLAAEVELLRRVLERRHPVVGICLGAQLLVHAAGGVVEPLSAGEPPVAIREVGWGAVSFTVALSRNRWSAVSIRVR; this is encoded by the coding sequence ATGCCCTGCCTGCTCGCCATCCAGCACCTCGACCGCGAGGGGCCGGGCCTGTTCGCCGAGGCCGCCGCCGCCCGGGGCTGGGAGCTGCGGGTGTCGCGCCCTGACCGTGGTGATCCGTTGCCCGATCCGGGCGCCGGCGATGTGCTGCTGGTGCTGGGTGGACCGATGGGGGTAGCCCAGATCGGCGATCCCGCCTATCCCTGGCTTGCGGCGGAAGTGGAGCTGCTGCGCCGCGTGCTGGAACGCCGCCATCCGGTGGTTGGCATCTGCCTGGGAGCGCAGCTGCTGGTGCATGCCGCCGGTGGGGTTGTGGAACCCCTCAGTGCCGGTGAGCCGCCGGTGGCGATCCGCGAGGTGGGCTGGGGGGCGGTGTCCTTCACCGTGGCTCTGAGCAGGAACCGCTGGTCCGCGGTCTCGATCCGAGTGAGGTGA